The Ziziphus jujuba cultivar Dongzao chromosome 3, ASM3175591v1 region GCAAGTTCAAATTGATGGAGCAACAGCATTTGCAGTTGCTGGTTCGTGGCATCCTCTGTTTTGTTACTTCTTATTAAAACTTCTTGTATTCCTTATTAAGTTTTAGTGTCCATGgtggaaatatattttcttttttcttgttatagTATTTCCACTTGAAAAGGGTCGGATTCTCGCAAATTGATCCGAGTTTCTAAAAACCCTTTTGCGGTTTAACTTTGAATtgtgaaaaatcaattttttttttttttttttttgggttattcataaaattttcaGGAACTCCGGCAGATAGTGCTTCTTTGGGGGTCTCCAAAGCGCTATTTCCTACAGTACCTGATCTGGTAAATATCTGGCTCTCATGTCTGGTTATGGAAGTGCCACTGATCATATTACTAGGAACAGCACTAATTGATTTCTCCCATAACGTGCTTCATCTTGACGACCTTTCTCAATTTGATTGAGGGACTATAAGGGATGGTtctcttttgttgttgttttaatgattttagagATCCCAGAAAAAAGATGGCTGAGTATTTTTAATGACATGGCAAATGTTTGATGTTTGATGTTTGATTTAGATTCTTGCTACTTTTATGCAATTAGGGCCTCATGTCCACTGGTGATGAGGTTTTGCTAGTTGCTAATGTGATATCTACAAATTCATGCAGGTACTCAGTGGCATAAACATGGGTAGCAACTGCGGATATCACATGTTCGTAATGTTTATCTTATGAAAGCCTCTCTACGTTTCTCTTGTAGTCATTGTAGttgcttaattaattatgaaaattactaATTGGGGTCCTTTATTCAAATGTAGTGTTTACTCTGGCACAGTTGCTGGTGCTCGGGAGGCATTCTTCAATGGTGTGCCTTCAGTCTCTATATCATATGATTGGTATGtatttaaagtgatggattcaTTAGAAGTTTGTTTTAGGGTCAAAATCAAATACGGCAACAGTTTTTCTCTTCTATTGCAATTGATGGGTTCACTTCGTTTTTCCCCATTGTTGCTTTAATATCATTTGTCACTTTTTAGACATCCCTTTATCTATATCAATCTCTATATATTCTGAACTGGCCATACAGGGTTGGAGGCGTAAGTTGCAATGAAGACTACAAACTGTCTGCTGAAGCTTGCTTGCCTATCATCAATGCAATCCTAGTGGATATCAAGAACCAATCATATCCTCAAAGATGTTTTCTGAATATAGATCTGCCAGTAAATGTTGCTAATCATAAGGTACCTATAAGTAGCATATCAAAATGTCTGCTTAGCTTGTATTTCATTGTGTACatagttttaattttaacaaccattttttttcaaaggatCTACCtgttttaatgataaaatttataaaacaaccagtttaattcatttgtttcttttacgataacattttatagttttattaaaGAGATAAGAACCATTCAATTATGTCCTACTTTGGGGATGTGATTATTAATGTTGATTTTTGGCGGTCTTGTGTGCGCTAATAGGGATATAAGCTGACTAAGCAGGGTAAAAGTATCTTCCAAATGGGGTGGCGGCAAGTTACTTCTGACAAGCAAGGAGGCAAAATGTTATCCACAATGACAATGGACACAAATTCTCCAGCATCTACTGAAATTGAAACACCAGTGATATCTGCAGAAAATCTGTTGTTCAAAAGAGAAGTGGGTTCTTTTATCGCTTAATCTTTCTGAATTATATTCCATTGTTATACACTTtcttaattctttttctttccttgtttCTGCTTTGATGCTATATCTTGTTCACATTTATTCTCACTTAATATGTTATCATGCTTTTCATAAAGTCCTAATGttaagaaaattttatcattatcTTTTGCTTAAATCTCGAGTATTGACtgcatcattttttaaatgttaaaaaggACTACATTCTTCATTTTGTAGTTATTGGCTGCATTTATGGATGAGGGTACAGATTACCAATATGTCAAAGAAGGATATGTGGGTATCATTGCCTTTACTTAAGCGGTTAAACTTTCTTAATATAGGAGCATGAGTATCATAGCTAATGATTTGCTTTCAGATTACTGTCACTCCCCTTGGTGCCCTCTCCCCTGCTGAGGTAGATTGCCAGGACTACTTTAAAGATTGGTTGCTGAGAGCAACTGAGCACTGCTCTTCATCTGCTTTATAAttctaaaatatccattttgtgAGGTAAATGTTGTTATCTTTATTACCTTTCCTCTGTTTTAAGTGTTTGAATGAAGTATATGGATATGCTGGTGCATGTATGATGCAAACATCTGCGCTCCTAGCGCTGTAATTTCTGTTGACTGAAATGTCCAGAAGCCTAAATATGTAAATCCCATTTGTATGTTGAGAGTCATGGCTCAAAAATAATGTGGGTGTATGTCCAACTATTGGATGTACAGAAGGCGGTCTCCCTCCTATGAGGCTGAAGCAGCAAGCTCCCATGTCTCCTGGGTTGCTTCTTCGTTCGCCTAAATTCATACATGCTTGGTAACAAATGTAGGGAAACATAtagatttcaaatttcaatctaTGAGGGCACAATGCAGATTGTTATCTGAATCTCACTTGGCACTCAATGTTCTCAGGAGTTGGTGGTCTAACCGTCTGAGCCCTTGAATTTTAAGTTTTGTTCCTCTTTTTACTTCATTTTCGTAGGTTTTATCTGTAAAATATGCAGTCAAATAAGATCTTACATCATGAAAAAGCTATTGttttgtaacatatatatagctGTTACTGAAAGCAAATGCTTTCCGTGCAGGTTGTCTGGTTGCATTAAAACAGGCGTTATGCTTATGATGGTGACTCTCAAATCAAGCGTATgctcaaataaattttagaatttttctttCCCGATATCATTGATGCCCTACATTCCAATAGCCGGGCTTTCATGTAATTTTACTCATCCTATTAATTAGGAACAAAAAGTAACATTTTAACATATCTTTATGAACCTCAGGGCCTCAGTTTGGGTTACCTGGGAACCATATTTTCCGAAAGTTACATTATTCATCTGCATATCAGTAGTTGCCTCAATATAAATTTCATGCAGAAGCAGCTCAGTTTTCCCCTCACTCAAGAGTTGTATCGGTTATCAAAAAATCAACTGAGAAGGCCGAAAACTTGAAATTACTGCATTTCCACAACATAATAGTGACTTAAAAAACCCGGTCCATACCATTTTAACTAACCTTGTGGCCTATGCTTTCGAGTTCAGTGTTCAGTCAGCAGTGCTAAAATAGTGGGTTTTCTTATCTGAATATGCGTACGCTTGACCTCCTGTTGTATTCCTCACcgttattttactttttatttttagattgaaaTCTAATTCCTCGAAATCAAGGCTGAAATATGTGGCTTCTACAAAGCATTaagcttttctttttgtgtGCTAATTATCAGAAATTTAGTATATACGATTACCTGCTTTTTTGTACTAAATTGGCTTCTTAAAAAAAGGTCGGAAACACAGGACACCAATCAAAAGAATTTTATCAGACGATAGCTGGGCTGTCaactcctttattttttttattttttgcctgTTTAggtttaaaaacatatatacagcCATGAATACGTGTCTGTACACGTATAcacgtgaatatatatatatatatatatatacatatggttagttagaaagagagaaaagaaaagaaagtggaTGTGCATATTTGTTTATTTCGATAGTGTTGCCCATTAATCTCTCATTTATAACTAAGAAGTATACATATCATAGTATTTCATCGCTTCTGGACAATCAAAGTCAAGTTGCCCTATTATTAAGGATTGCTTAAAGTTCtttgttgataaaaaaataaattgttttttttaaagatttgtaCTTTTTCTTAGAAAACTTATATGCGAGATATGAAAATCATGTAGGTTGTCCTATCTATTCTTTAGCAATCACAAGTCAATTTCCGACTAGTTTATACCTCTCTCTCTGTTTCCtatcttcaagaaatatactaaATGCAGgagcaaataaaaaatagaaagacaAAACTGCCACTTCAACTGCTAAAAATTGACAAAGCAACAAATCGAGTAACCCATATCGAACAAGGAACCCATTAACTCTATGTCCAAGCTCTTCTTTGCTTTGCTAAATTAAGTTTCAAGCATATATAACTATgcccaatatatacatatatatatatatatatatatatatatatatatatatattttcttcttttcagatTTATAACCAAATGGAAACTTCTATAAAAATCAGAAAATATAGAAGATGGTATAATCTAATACATACCTCAAATTACAGGGGAACTCAAGAACCCacggaaaaaaaaggaagtaaaCATGGTTTTATACTTTAGTATATATCAACATTATAAATACTTATATGTACATGGCAGGGTATCTGTTATATGCTTTGAACTCTGCACAAGTGCTTTCACACTGCTGATGGCATAGAAGGTGCATTTGACTCCACTAATATTGACCACAGTACATGCACATCTTCATAGGGGCAGGATTTAACATCCTCATACAGAATGTATATCCCTCTTCCTGAAACAGAAGAAagtaatgtaaaatatttacgaggaatatatataaaaaaagaaaatgtagttTTTGAAGAAAAGATGAATAAGAACAGAGAGAATTGCAGTTTTCAGTAAATGTACAATGggttttcaaattaatatcagaatggtgaaaagaaagagaaacaaataatacataGATTATCAGAATACTTCTTTAATGCATTTGGGATAGTTTCAAGCAAATAGTTTGAGAGAgacaaattaataagaaatgaGAGAATTTCAAACACCTTTGATTAAATCTGAGCATGAAAATATGCAGAGAGATTAGCAAAGTCTTTTGAACCTACTTTTCTTTGGAGCTGAGTGCAAGCGAAACCAAAGCTTCTTCAATGGAGAGAAGAGGGATTGTAGCCACCCCATTTGGAGAAAGAAGTGGGTTTGGCTAGCTCATGTAGATTATGGAAAACAAGAATCCcagaggaaaaataataataagacaattggttttaggaaaaaaaaaaaaaaaaaaaagggaaaaaaagaaaaagaaagtgttggttttttttttttcttttgcttagaCAAGGGTGAAGATTTTAAAATTCACACTGTTTTTCAAGACAATTTTTACATTCCCTTGTTGGCCAATCATGCAtatcacattttatttttggtgcaGTGTCCTTGTCAAAAAAACCCTTATATCTTATAGACGAAGAAGCCACCCCACCAATCAGCAGTGCTTTTCACACTTCCTATAAAACTCCCTCTTACTTCACAATATATGTGTACCTATATTAATTGTGTTTTAACATTCCTTATGCCTcaagctttgtttttttttagttgttttttagtctctcatatttattttatgcaaaAGTTTAGGATATAAAGGAATTACAGGATCAAAAGAAGTTCGTGGGGGCGGagttttcttctcctttttccgTTTTGGGCCACGTGTTATGTTTTAAGTAAACACAAGCTTCCTATAGAGTCTCCCACAAGGGATTTGCACCCAAGGCCTCCACATGTCCCATATTCTCCAACTTGGTTGCCTTAGAAGTGTTTACCAGTCATGGCCATCTTGACTTTGGAATTCCACTCGCATGGTGGTCATCAATCTTATTATCTTGGGTGAAACTTGAGTTTCATGACATTTTTTCCTTTAGATTCACTATTATTGGTCATTATTTATTCAGATAATGATTCCAAATCAAAATGTTCCcatcccaaatatatatatatatatatataaaaccaatcattttttaacaatggggaaaggaatttgaaaattgaaatttgaggtTTTAGGATTgtgataaactatatatatagattagggATATATTATTGCTAGGAAAATTTTGTTACGATTAGGAGGTTTAAGTTTTTCGAGGGAGAATGCTAGAGTTAACACTTAATATGGACATTTATTATGGTTTGAGTAAGATGTGCAATTTTATGGTACACCTTCAAATCTACAGAGCAATGATTTCTTAAtgatattgataaataaattacaacttTATTATGAAAGTACTAATTAACATTTCCAAAATTTGATAACATATTCCATGAGATCCTCTAAATTAATCAGAAGATTACATTTTGTGGCAAATCAATTTACCAAAAATTGCTAAATATCCAAGACAAAAATAATGGAAGAAACTAACTTATGCAAGTAAATTTTGTTACAAGACTTATGAACCTTTCGTGTTGATGTTAGAAGAGGCTTTCAAGATTGACACTTTTGACATTCCAATCACATATGCTTATTATCAGACAATCTGTCGACGTCATGAACTACCATTTTTTGCTGACCAGTTCAAACTCTTCTCAATTAAAGTTTTTtatacttatatttttttaagctttACCAAATAGGCCAAAATGGTAAATTAACACCATGAGTGAGAGAGGCTTTGAAGTAAAAAGTATTTGTGATCATTGGACAATGAgcatattgtaaaataaaaattattagcaatacatatttatttcagttcagttgattttaaattatgttcaatttggtattttcgttttctcttttttctcctAAAATTAGTATTTAATTGAAATATGTAACAAATTCTGATTAAAATAACTAACATTTAAaacaagcaaacaaaaaaaaaaaaaaaaaaaaagaaaaaccaataaCTTAGACATTTATAAGCAGAGCtttttataaattgaataaCTTGGTTAAATTGGGTTTGAAAACTTATTTGGGATTAGATTGTATAAATCGATACTTCAAATTGATGGTCAAAATTTCTAAttgagagggaaaaaaataaaatactggaAAGGAAAACTGATAATCTAAAAATCATACCTTTCGTGTAGTGTAGTTTCTAATTGAGTCTGGCCCATAACAATTGATCTTTATTTGGACTTTGGTTCACAAGTGTCCTGGACTTATGAgtccaaattttgaaaatctattGGCCTCAATGATTGTTTACCTGATAGAGCCCGTTCTGGCTACTAATCAAGTCCAAAGAAGTCCTAGTATAATGTATGCCATCATTGTTGCCTATTTCACCGTTGAGTGACTTTACACCCAGGGAAAGAAAATTGGGTGGTAAAAAATTTACCCATTTTGGTACATGACAAATACATATCAATGGGATATATAATCCTTGGAACTTTTGTCTAGTTTAAGTAAAGTCTAATTTTAAATAAGCATGCTTtagtgttttccttttttttttttttttttctgtctgtATCGAAAAGTAAAATCACATCTAAGACTCAACCCCGCAATTTATTCTTGGGTTTAATTTTTGAACTAGGAATATATACCCATCAATTCAGCACACCCTAATAAaaagttctaaattaatattctcCCATATAAGACAATTATAAGCTTCACTTTTACTTGAATTGTTGTCTCCTCTAAATAACTTTGCCATATTCCATTATTATTTCTCTCATCTTTTTACTGTTATTTTCTCCATCttcatttaattgtttttatcccCAAATACTTTGTGCTCAAATACCTTTACAATTTGGTTTGCCAACGAAATTCCCAAATTATATTCGTATGTTATAAAAATcctattttaatatgaaaaatctaATTTGTGAACTCTATTGCAAACATCACAAAATATCCACATGAACATCAcgctatttacatatatatatatatatatattaggttttATATTGGGAGTCAAATTCCCAAAAAGGCAAGGTACAAAAACGTAATCATGCTAAAGTGTGTGGATATTAGCAGAAACTTTTCTCAATGGAGGGGCCATTGTTGCAGTCGCAGGGACACAAGGGTCCCAAATCCAAAACCATAAACCAACGTGCGAGAGAGGAGTAGTACTCCGTGGTCAACAATGAACATGTATAAACAGccacaaaataatgaaaagtaaaattaaaaaaagagaaagaatttcaTCTAGTTTTTCTTGCTTTACAACGGTTGGTTTCAAGATTGGAAAAAGTTGGTTCAGTTTTTGTGTCACCAAATTCTAATCCCAAATTATCATCATATCCTTTTCAATTTAGTACAACTCAGCATTGCTTTTTTGCAACGTTATAAGAACTTGTATTTTTGGTAAAAAGCTATAAAAACTTGTTATCTTCCTTAAACTTTTCTTTTGTAACTTATACCATTAATCATCATGATCATTATAaggattaaatatataactttctttaaaaaaaaaaagaaaaaaaaaagaaagaaaaatcagcAGACTGaaaatgattaaaagaaaaatcagtGGACTGAAAATGATTAACAGATTCTTATGTTTTTAAATCTGTGAA contains the following coding sequences:
- the LOC107423200 gene encoding uncharacterized protein LOC107423200 isoform X1 encodes the protein MENCSVCSCDRPTLMVTNDDGIDAPGLRALVQVLVSTGRYNVLVCAPDSEKSAVSHSITWRHPLAVKQVQIDGATAFAVAGTPADSASLGVSKALFPTVPDLVLSGINMGSNCGYHIVYSGTVAGAREAFFNGVPSVSISYDWVGGVSCNEDYKLSAEACLPIINAILVDIKNQSYPQRCFLNIDLPVNVANHKGYKLTKQGKSIFQMGWRQVTSDKQGGKMLSTMTMDTNSPASTEIETPVISAENLLFKRELLAAFMDEGTDYQYVKEGYITVTPLGALSPAEVDCQDYFKDWLLRATEHCSSSAL
- the LOC107423200 gene encoding uncharacterized protein LOC107423200 isoform X2 → MENCSVCSCDRPTLMVTNDDGIDAPGLRALVQVLVSTGRYNVLVCAPDSEKSAVSHSITWRHPLAVKQVQIDGATAFAVAGTPADSASLGVSKALFPTVPDLVLSGINMGSNCGYHIVYSGTVAGAREAFFNGVPSVSISYDWVGGVSCNEDYKLSAEACLPIINAILVDIKNQSYPQRCFLNIDLPVNVANHKGYKLTKQGKSIFQMGWRQVTSDKQGGKMLSTMTMDTNSPASTEIETPVISAENLLFKREITVTPLGALSPAEVDCQDYFKDWLLRATEHCSSSAL